A single region of the Vicia villosa cultivar HV-30 ecotype Madison, WI linkage group LG4, Vvil1.0, whole genome shotgun sequence genome encodes:
- the LOC131598564 gene encoding uncharacterized protein LOC131598564 translates to MTIIVHNFQHLELMPTSLKNKFLWSANKSIFLIIHSLFDNVVAKEILNVPLIEDVLVDGLVWSAENNGTYNVRSGYRLWRNSPIHRTSYKVAGKWEELWNIMAPLRVKHLLWRICRGCLPSRVSLRKHFVQCPMECPVCEDNEEEDWHVFFGCNTIIQCWRVAGLLSIIEPHLHHFNDVKSLILDVCSKEDRKEAGRFAMTIEVIWKNRNNIVWNNDREGFSRMGLQAFFNWQEWFTAQDNQNRSSNAHTPVNWSPPGEWWVKCNVDAGFNKTYRSTNRGWCFRDAMGRFIMAGISWDIGNLSPLEAEALALKEAVQHAVTLNMNCVIFESDSQLVSKGAPPPVWSPPIEGKLKCNVDVGFNKVLSSTIEGGV, encoded by the exons ATGACAATTATTGTTCACAATTTCCAACATTTAGAACTAATGCCCACCTCTTTAAAAAATAAGTTTCTTTGGTCAGCCAACAAATCCATATTTCTAATTATCCATTCATTGTTTGACAATGTAGTTGCTAAAGAGATCTTGAATGTCCCTTTGATAGAGGACGTGTTGGTTGATGGTTTGGTTTGGAGTGCAGAGAATAATGGGACTTATAACGTCCGCTCAGGTTACCGTCTTTGGAGAAATTCGCCCATTCATCGTACTAGTTACAAAGTGGCCGGCAAGTGGGAAGAGTTGTGGAATATCATGGCTCCTCTTAGAGTTAAACACCTGTTGTGGAGGATTTGCCGTGGTTGTTTACCGTCCCGGGTTAGCCTGCGCAAACATTTTGTACAATGCCCGATGGAGTGCCCGGTTTGCGAGGACAATGAGGAAGAGGATTGGCATGTGTTTTTCGGTTGCAATACCATTATCCAATGTTGGCGGGTAGCAGGTTTGTTATCTATCATTGAGCCTCATCTTCATCATTTTAATGATGTTAAATCCCTTATTCTTGATGTTTGTAGTAAAGAAGATAGGAAGGAAGCGGGGCGGTTTGCTATGACGATAGAGGTGATTTGGAAAAACCGTAATAATATAGTGTGGAATAACGATCGAGAGGGATTCTCTAGAATGGGATTGCAAGCCTTCTTTAATTGGCAAGAGTGGTTTACCGCCCAAGATAATCAGAATAGAAGTTCGAATGCTCATACTCCTGTAAACTGGTCCCCTCCTGGTGAATGGTGGGTTAAATGTAATGTTGATGCTGGTTTCAATAAAACTTACAGGTCCACAAATAGAGGGTGGTGTTTTCGTGATGCCATGGGTAGATTCATTATGGCCGGCATTTCTTGGGATATCGGTAATTTATCGCCTTTAGAGGCGGAGGCTTTAGCCTTGAAAGAAGCGGTTCAACATGCTGTCACTTTGAACATGAACTGTGTGATCTTTGAAAGCGACTCTCAGTTGGTTAGTAAAG GTGCTCCCCCTCCTGTGTGGAGTCCGCCAATTGAAGggaaattgaaatgtaatgtgGATGTGGGGTTTAACAAAGTCTTGAGTTCAACAATAGAGGGTGGTGTGTGA